TTGTACTGGAAGTCATGCTTAAGCTCCTGAGTGACACGAGTAACTCTTATCTAATAAAGCAGACACTGTCACACCCATCAATGGGGCCACCATGTAATGATTTCACACTGAAACAGACGAGCTCTGCGGTATAACGGCTGAGAAACGTTAACGTATGCTAGCATGTTGTTATATTTTCTGTTACCTCAGCTTGTTCTCTTCAATAGCTCTGTGTTGCAGGACTCAGGCAGTTCTTTCGATATTTTTGCAATTGTAAGTGATACTGgggtttaaaaaagaaagtcctATTGTTAAATATTTAGCATGTACATTGAATTTGTAAACTAACTGACTGTGGCCCTGACAGgtttccaacatgactgtggaCTGGGTTGGTTATGGATACGCAGCCCTAATCGCTTCTGGAGGAGCCGTTGGTTATGCCAAAGCACGTATGTTTTTCAGTAAAGTTAGGATCTGAAACTCGGAAACAACCTTAACAGTGAGAGGGTAAATTCAAGGATAATGGGACATTTATTGTGTCTCTGTGCTCCATTCTTAACAACTGTGTTATTGTTACAGACTAAGGAATAAATTTGGCATAAAAAGAGccatgtttgttaaatgaatatattgttaaattgccagtaTGTCTCAGCCAAtgacagaataagctgtttgttattggcagagaagattgagcaaatttttcatgtgtgcaacctacatactcagctctgctgatcctctgctcatcccacaaatgcttgttccttacaaatgtggcactcttttaaaggaaataaacagactttccaattGTATTATCTTTATTGCCAAGAAGAattgttacagcaaagaaataatatctgaaacattaatttctttacttttgtaAGAAGTCTAGAAACTTGACAAAAGATGTTCAAGATAACTTTATTCTTTGAAGAAGGCAGGCTAAAAATGAGCTATAAAGACCCATATTTTTCAGATTTcacattgttatttatttatttatttattttcattcttctgTTCTTCATGTTTTACCCAGTACCTGAGTTTGTCTCGTGTCCTTTCTTAATCCAAAGTAGATCCAAAATTCTTTCCTAACCTCCCCAAAATAATGTGAAAACTTGGAACTCTATCCAACAAGTTAAATATCCACATACTATGCAATTAATAATTGCTTCTCTTTTTAGGCAGTGTTCCCTCCCTTGCTGCTGGTCTTCTCTTTGGTGGTCTCGCAGGTTTCGGTGCCTACCAAATCTCCAATGATCCCAATAATATTTGGGTGTCTCTTGGTTAGTATACTCAAAAAAACGCAGTATTTGGATGGAGAGTTTCACACTTAGTACTCATCACTGAATGATATTTTACACTTGCATCTCTCAGGTACTTCAGGAACTCTGTCTGCAATCATGGGAAAGAGATTCTATGGATCGAGGAAGTTTATGCCAGCTGGCCTGATGGCTGCAGCAAGGTATTGATCTCCTTTACATGACAGTAGTTACATATTCCAGATAAAGGGAAAACAGAGTTCTCCAAAGTAAtaacagttaaataaaaatatgtcatgtaaaataaatgactgcatagatattcacccccttcaaatcagtatttagtGGATGCACCTTTGGTTGCAATAACAAcactgagtctatgtggataggtctcagtcaggcttgcacatcggGATGCtgcaaaccatttctgtgtagcttttgctgcgTCCTCTGGGTCATcgtcttgttggaaaataaatcttctcccacaccatagttctcttgcagattgagcaagattgccctccaggaaCTTCCTGTATTcatgccacattcattttaccctctacctttacaagccttctagggctggctgctgagaagcatccccacagcatgatactgtcaccacagtgcttcacagtggggatggtgtgtttgtggtggtgtgcagtgtttgttgtccgccaaacatagcaactcagagtagtcataggtgtcttggtagccactcactagtctcctttttgcacagtcactcagtttgtgaggatggcctgatctaggcagatttatgcATGTGCCATAGTCCCTACATTTTTTTATGATcagtttaactgaactctgggggatgttcagtaccttggacattttttttgtatccatccgtGACTTATtattttcagtaaccttttctcagagctgcttggagtgttcttttgtccttatGGTGTAATGCAAATTACAAAATATTGGCACCAATAATCTGCCAGGTTATAGGTTGATCCCTAATTTTAATAGTTTTATAAGGTCGCAAGAATGACAGTAATTTTAGCAAACACCAATACATGCATCTGTGCGgaacaccatttttttccagtctaAAGCTTGTATTTTGTTTCCAGTCTCTTGATGGTGGGAAAGCTGAGCCTGGCCCTGCTTCAGAAACCCCAGGAGTCCTGATGGAGCAAGGAGAGTGACCTGTTCTTCCTCTGTCAGTGGGgcagcatgtctgtgtttgtcatTTACTGTTGatcattagttttattttgtagaaaaataaatacaacagtgtatatttaaagataaaagatTATATCATGCTTGTATAATAATGatggatgtctgtgttttttcaacaaatacgttatgcacatttttattttatttgtaaaaaccTTTACAAAATGTTCAGTTAATTTGTTGCATAatacaaagagagacaaagttACAGCTTTCACTACAATTACAAGGAAGATGTTCAGAGTCACCTGTTTGATAAAAGGAGAGTGAAATAAGCATTTCAGAAAGTATAAATAAACAGCTTACGTTGGTCCTAAGTGGTAATACTTGCAGCTAGAatagaaaaaagtttaaagctATCTTAAATTAAACTCCTACTCATATCACAACACTAACAGTAGACTTGGCGCATCCTGATTACTCAGGAATACAGTGGGATTGTCTTGCAGATCCTGTTAAGAGCTTGCATTAACATCTGTGCTGGGTAGTTCAATACCTCAGGGCAATCCTTTATGTTAAGTGTCAAAGCAGTATGCTCTCCTCAGTGTCCACAGAAGatgctcagactgcatacagaggagtctgggatgccttcatcTGGAATGCTCCACCAATAAGCGATAAGCATGGCTTGTTTATGTCTATGCAGCCATGCTGGCCATTTGTCTTAAACTGAGTTGGCATTTCAGTGTAACTACCACTTCTCCAACTATTACCCCAAAAACCTCATTTACTAAATGGTATATCACCATTCACtataaagcatgtttatgaccaaatgaaggagaaaagctgttaaagtggcaTCATTACCCTCTTAGCTTATTAATAATTCACCTCAATTCTTTAATGTTGCTAGCAGCTTACCTGCAC
Above is a genomic segment from Cheilinus undulatus linkage group 19, ASM1832078v1, whole genome shotgun sequence containing:
- the tmem14ca gene encoding transmembrane protein 14C isoform X2, translating into MTVDWVGYGYAALIASGGAVGYAKARSVPSLAAGLLFGGLAGFGAYQISNDPNNIWVSLGTSGTLSAIMGKRFYGSRKFMPAGLMAAASLLMVGKLSLALLQKPQES
- the tmem14ca gene encoding transmembrane protein 14C isoform X1, coding for MSLSVTFPCFNKRRPVGHRGCFGCDRGRSEETSSVLQDSGSSFDIFAIVSNMTVDWVGYGYAALIASGGAVGYAKARSVPSLAAGLLFGGLAGFGAYQISNDPNNIWVSLGTSGTLSAIMGKRFYGSRKFMPAGLMAAASLLMVGKLSLALLQKPQES